A portion of the Juglans microcarpa x Juglans regia isolate MS1-56 chromosome 1D, Jm3101_v1.0, whole genome shotgun sequence genome contains these proteins:
- the LOC121238552 gene encoding probable pectinesterase 67: MSSSSFPASTLHKAIHIAIAVIFVAFISFLDHVNGLDAGQTVIDSPLLTQKIGTNRTIIKVDINGDGDFKSVQAAIDSVPEGNSQWVIIQLGKGVYREKVHVPKSKPYIFLRGNGKGRSAIVWAQSSSNNVESATFKVEAPHFIAFGISFKNEAPIGVAYTPQNQSVAAFVAADKVAFYHCGFYSTHNTLFDYKGRHYYDNCYIQGSIDIIFGSGRSLFHSCEIFVIGDRRVEIHGSVTAQIRESASENTGFVFVKGKVYGVGGVYLGRAKGAYSRVVFAQTYLSRTIVPQGWTNWSYDGTTENLYHAEYKCEGPGADSTQRSSWSKQPSEKEVTPFLSIDYIDGQKWLPVWL, translated from the exons atgtcttcctcttcttttcctGCTTCGACTCTCCATAAAGCAATTCACATTGCCATTGCAGTCATTTTCGTCGCCTTCATCTCTTTTCTGGATCATGTCAATGGCTTGGACGCCGGCCAGACAGTCATTGACTCTCCTTTATTGACACAAAAGATTGGCACCAACCGCACGATCATTAAGGTCGATATTAATGGCGATGGGGACTTCAAATCCGTCCAGGCAGCCATTGATTCTGTTCCTGAAGGCAACTCTCAGTGGGTTATCATCCAGCTTGGGAAGGGGGTTTACAG AGAAAAGGTGCACGTACCAAAAAGCAAGCCCTATATATTCCTGAGAGGAAATGGGAAAGGAAGATCAGCTATTGTATGGGCCCAAAGCTCTTCTAACAACGTGGAGTCTGCAACTTTTAAGGTCGAAGCACCCCACTTCATTGCCTTCGGGATTAGCTTCAAG AATGAGGCTCCCATTGGGGTTGCTTATACACCACAGAATCAATCAGTGGCAGCATTTGTTGCTGCAGACAAAGTAGCATTTTACCACTGCGGATTCTACAGTACACATAACACTCTCTTTGATTACAAAGGAAGGCATTATTACGATAACTGTTACATCCAAGGCTCAATCGACATCATCTTTGGCAGTGGCAGATCCCTCTTCCAT aGCTGTGAGATCTTTGTTATTGGAGACAGGAGGGTGGAGATTCATGGATCCGTCACAGCTCAAATCAGGGAAAGTGCAAGCGAGAATACTGGGTTTGTGTTTGTCAAAGGAAAGGTTTATGGTGTTGGTGGTGTGTATTTGGGGAGAGCTAAAGGTGCCTATTCCAGAGTAGTTTTTGCACAGACATACCTCTCTAGGACCATTGTACCTCAAGGCTGGACCAATTGGAGTTATGACGGCACTACAGA gAATCTATACCACGCGGAGTATAAGTGCGAGGGACCAGGAGCAGACTCAACACAGCGTTCTTCGTGGTCGAAACAACCGAGCGAGAAAGAGGTTACTCCTTTCCTATCTATAGATTACATTGATGGCCAGAAATGGCTTCCAGTTTGGCTATGA
- the LOC121238531 gene encoding glycine-rich cell wall structural protein isoform X3, giving the protein MGKLSKYRGVFCVMLVLLVIGLAECRKIEEDTFSDGIGGGLGGGGGGGAGGGGGLGGGAGAGGGFGGGKGGGIGGGGGAGGGFGGGKGGGVGGGGGAGGGIGGGGGAGGVGGGAGGGVGGGGGAGGGFGGGKGGGVGGGGGAGGGIGGGKGGGIGGGGGAGGGFGGGKGGGIGGGGGKGGGFGGGKGGGVGGGIGGGRGAGGGIGGGGGAGGGIGGGGGAGGGAGGGIGGGRGAGGGIGGGGGAGGGIGGGGGAGGGAGGGIGGGSGVGGGFGGGKGGGVGGGGGAGGGGGGGFGGGKGGGVGVGGGAGGGAGGGFGGGGGAGGGIGGGF; this is encoded by the exons ATGGGGAAGCTTTCAAAGTACCGTGGCGTTTTTTGTGTGATGTTGGTTTTGTTGGTGATAGGATTGGCGGAATGTCGGAAAATTGAGGAAGATACATTTTCTGATGGCATAGGAGGTGGTTTGGGTGGTGGTGGCGGCGGTGGTGCTGGTGGAGGTGGAGGCCTTGGAGGTGGTGCTGGTGCTGGCGGTGGCTTTGGGGGTGGAAAAGGTGGTGGTATaggaggtggaggtggtgcAGGTGGTGGCTTTGGAGGTGGGAAAGGAGGTGGAGTAGGAGGTGGCGGTGGTGCTGGAGGAGGGATTGGAGGTGGAGGCGGTGCAGGTGGTGTAGGAGGTGGTGCCGGAGGAGGGgttggaggtggaggtggtgcAGGTGGTGGCTTTGGAGGTGGAAAAGGTGGGGGAgtaggag gtggaggtggtgcAGGTGGTGGCATTGGAGGTGGGAAAGGTGGTGGAATaggaggtggaggtggtgcTGGTGGTGGCTTTGGAGGTGGAAAAGGTGGTGGAAtaggaggtggaggtggaaaAGGTGGTGGCTTTGGAGGTGGAAAAGGTGGTGGTGTAGGAGGAGGGATTGGTGGTGGAAGGGGTGCAGGTGGTGGCATAGGAGGTGGCGGTGGTGCTGGAGGAGGCATTGGAGGTGGAGGCGGTGCAGGTGGTGGTGCTGGAGGAGGGATTGGTGGTGGAAGGGGTGCAGGTGGTGGCATAGGAGGTGGCGGTGGTGCTGGAGGAGGCATTGGAGGTGGAGGCGGTGCAGGTGGTGGTGCTGGAGGAGGGATTGGTGGTGGAAGTGGTGTAGGTGGTGGCTTTGGAGGTGGAAAAGGTGGTGGTgtaggaggtggtggtggtgcaggtggaggtggaggtggtggcttTGGGGGTGGTAAAGGTGGGGGAGTAGGAGTAGGTGGTGGAGCAGGAGGTGGCGCCGGCGGTGGTTTTGGCGGCGGTGGCGGTGCTGGAGGGGGAATTGGTGGCGGTTTTTAA
- the LOC121238531 gene encoding glycine-rich cell wall structural protein isoform X2: MGKLSKYRGVFCVMLVLLVIGLAECRKIEEDTFSDGIGGGLGGGGGGGAGGGGGLGGGAGAGGGFGGGKGGGIGGGGGAGGGFGGGKGGGVGGGGGAGGGIGGGGGAGGVGGGAGGGVGGGGGAGGGFGGGKGGGVGGGGGVGGGIGGGGGGGAGGGFGGGKGGGVGGGGGAGGGIGGGKGGGIGGGGGAGGGFGGGKGGGIGGGGGKGGGFGGGKGGGVGGGIGGGRGAGGGIGGGGGAGGGIGGGGGAGGGAGGGIGGGRGAGGGIGGGGGAGGGIGGGGGAGGGAGGGIGGGSGVGGGFGGGKGGGVGGGGGAGGGGGGGFGGGKGGGVGVGGGAGGGAGGGFGGGGGAGGGIGGGF, translated from the exons ATGGGGAAGCTTTCAAAGTACCGTGGCGTTTTTTGTGTGATGTTGGTTTTGTTGGTGATAGGATTGGCGGAATGTCGGAAAATTGAGGAAGATACATTTTCTGATGGCATAGGAGGTGGTTTGGGTGGTGGTGGCGGCGGTGGTGCTGGTGGAGGTGGAGGCCTTGGAGGTGGTGCTGGTGCTGGCGGTGGCTTTGGGGGTGGAAAAGGTGGTGGTATaggaggtggaggtggtgcAGGTGGTGGCTTTGGAGGTGGGAAAGGAGGTGGAGTAGGAGGTGGCGGTGGTGCTGGAGGAGGGATTGGAGGTGGAGGCGGTGCAGGTGGTGTAGGAGGTGGTGCCGGAGGAGGGgttggaggtggaggtggtgcAGGTGGTGGCTTTGGAGGTGGAAAAGGTGGGGGAgtaggaggtggtggtggtgtcgGAGGAGGGattggaggtggaggtggaggcgGTGCCGGTGGCGGCTTTGGAGGTGGAAAAGGTGGAGGAgtag gaggtggaggtggtgcAGGTGGTGGCATTGGAGGTGGGAAAGGTGGTGGAATaggaggtggaggtggtgcTGGTGGTGGCTTTGGAGGTGGAAAAGGTGGTGGAAtaggaggtggaggtggaaaAGGTGGTGGCTTTGGAGGTGGAAAAGGTGGTGGTGTAGGAGGAGGGATTGGTGGTGGAAGGGGTGCAGGTGGTGGCATAGGAGGTGGCGGTGGTGCTGGAGGAGGCATTGGAGGTGGAGGCGGTGCAGGTGGTGGTGCTGGAGGAGGGATTGGTGGTGGAAGGGGTGCAGGTGGTGGCATAGGAGGTGGCGGTGGTGCTGGAGGAGGCATTGGAGGTGGAGGCGGTGCAGGTGGTGGTGCTGGAGGAGGGATTGGTGGTGGAAGTGGTGTAGGTGGTGGCTTTGGAGGTGGAAAAGGTGGTGGTgtaggaggtggtggtggtgcaggtggaggtggaggtggtggcttTGGGGGTGGTAAAGGTGGGGGAGTAGGAGTAGGTGGTGGAGCAGGAGGTGGCGCCGGCGGTGGTTTTGGCGGCGGTGGCGGTGCTGGAGGGGGAATTGGTGGCGGTTTTTAA
- the LOC121238531 gene encoding glycine-rich cell wall structural protein isoform X1: MGKLSKYRGVFCVMLVLLVIGLAECRKIEEDTFSDGIGGGLGGGGGGGAGGGGGLGGGAGAGGGFGGGKGGGIGGGGGAGGGFGGGKGGGVGGGGGAGGGIGGGGGAGGVGGGAGGGVGGGGGAGGGFGGGKGGGVGGGGGVGGGIGGGGGGGAGGGFGGGKGGGVGGGGGAGGGKGGGIGGGGGAGGGIGGGKGGGIGGGGGAGGGFGGGKGGGIGGGGGKGGGFGGGKGGGVGGGIGGGRGAGGGIGGGGGAGGGIGGGGGAGGGAGGGIGGGRGAGGGIGGGGGAGGGIGGGGGAGGGAGGGIGGGSGVGGGFGGGKGGGVGGGGGAGGGGGGGFGGGKGGGVGVGGGAGGGAGGGFGGGGGAGGGIGGGF; the protein is encoded by the coding sequence ATGGGGAAGCTTTCAAAGTACCGTGGCGTTTTTTGTGTGATGTTGGTTTTGTTGGTGATAGGATTGGCGGAATGTCGGAAAATTGAGGAAGATACATTTTCTGATGGCATAGGAGGTGGTTTGGGTGGTGGTGGCGGCGGTGGTGCTGGTGGAGGTGGAGGCCTTGGAGGTGGTGCTGGTGCTGGCGGTGGCTTTGGGGGTGGAAAAGGTGGTGGTATaggaggtggaggtggtgcAGGTGGTGGCTTTGGAGGTGGGAAAGGAGGTGGAGTAGGAGGTGGCGGTGGTGCTGGAGGAGGGATTGGAGGTGGAGGCGGTGCAGGTGGTGTAGGAGGTGGTGCCGGAGGAGGGgttggaggtggaggtggtgcAGGTGGTGGCTTTGGAGGTGGAAAAGGTGGGGGAgtaggaggtggtggtggtgtcgGAGGAGGGattggaggtggaggtggaggcgGTGCCGGTGGCGGCTTTGGAGGTGGAAAAGGTGGAGGAgtaggtggtggaggtggtgcAGGTGGTGGGAAAGGTGGTGGAATaggaggtggaggtggtgcAGGTGGTGGCATTGGAGGTGGGAAAGGTGGTGGAATaggaggtggaggtggtgcTGGTGGTGGCTTTGGAGGTGGAAAAGGTGGTGGAAtaggaggtggaggtggaaaAGGTGGTGGCTTTGGAGGTGGAAAAGGTGGTGGTGTAGGAGGAGGGATTGGTGGTGGAAGGGGTGCAGGTGGTGGCATAGGAGGTGGCGGTGGTGCTGGAGGAGGCATTGGAGGTGGAGGCGGTGCAGGTGGTGGTGCTGGAGGAGGGATTGGTGGTGGAAGGGGTGCAGGTGGTGGCATAGGAGGTGGCGGTGGTGCTGGAGGAGGCATTGGAGGTGGAGGCGGTGCAGGTGGTGGTGCTGGAGGAGGGATTGGTGGTGGAAGTGGTGTAGGTGGTGGCTTTGGAGGTGGAAAAGGTGGTGGTgtaggaggtggtggtggtgcaggtggaggtggaggtggtggcttTGGGGGTGGTAAAGGTGGGGGAGTAGGAGTAGGTGGTGGAGCAGGAGGTGGCGCCGGCGGTGGTTTTGGCGGCGGTGGCGGTGCTGGAGGGGGAATTGGTGGCGGTTTTTAA
- the LOC121238568 gene encoding huntingtin-interacting protein K-like: protein MEGTDDGGIERVVDSKDLQQQSKAFDKLTDRVEDRQLDSTRVQEAMASIAASAEADWKATKMREKELAAVMIRAADVDIIANELELDPKVAERTLREHKGDAVAAIRHLLR from the exons ATGGAGGGAACAGACGACGGAGGCATTGAGAGAGTGGTGGACTCCAAGGACTTGCAGCAACAGAGCAAAGCCTTCGACAAGCTCACCGACCGCGTCGAAGATCGCCAGCTCGATTCCACTCGTGTGCAAGAG GCGATGGCGTCGATCGCTGCATCAGCAGAAGCGGATTGGAAAGCTACAAAAATGAG AGAGAAAGAACTGGCTGCTGTTATGATCAGGGCAGCTGATGTTGACATAATCGCAAATGAACTCGAG TTGGACCCAAAGGTGGCTGAGAGAACCTTACGGGAGCACAAAGGTGACGCTGTTGCTGCCATTCGACATTTGCTTAGGTAG
- the LOC121238521 gene encoding probable serine/threonine-protein kinase roco5: MSTPTAEELLRKIQELEAGQAHLKQEMSKLSGNAKSEQPANHNHHQRSHSVSPQRSALPRRRGGLEAGTAAWKKGSASFRYSSPLQRESRSREPVNAGGPPAVSFTDRQYLNILQSMGQAVHIFDVDGRIIYWNRTAENLYGYSAAEALGQDAIELLIEPQNFSVANNVVHRVISGESWTGQIPVKNKMGERFSAVTTNTPFYDDDGSLIGIICVSSDSRPFQEVRVELSVIQNSEPDSSFSRPRSGLTIANKLGLDSQQPLQVAIASKISNLASKVSSKVKSRIRTGENSTDHEGGSGDSNHTDHSISDAVLSDHREDATSSGASTPIGDIAPSPFGAFSHDEEYPVKGSRDSCDENEGKPAIHKIITSKAEAWIVKKGLSWPWKVNEQEGSDARTGRFIWPWLQNDRENEPVHSQKSPSAGPIPEIQVSEVNRAGNNEALGSWSSFNVNSTSSVSSCGSTGSSAVNKVDLDIDCLDYEISWEDLTIGEQIGQGSCGTVYHGLWYGSDVAVKVFSKQEYSDDVIHSFRKEVSLMKRLRHPNVLLFMGAVTSSEHLCIVTEFLPRGSLFRLLQRNTTKLDWRRRVHMALDIARGMNYLHRYNPPIIHRDLKSSNLLVDKNWTVKVGDFGLSRLKLDTYLRTTAGKGTPQWMAPEVLHNEPSDEKSDVYSYGVILWELATKKIPWDNLNSMQVIGAVGFMHQRLEIPKDTDPQWASIIESCWHGDPACRPTFQELLQRLKDLQRQYALQAQASRSAAGDCPQKEL; encoded by the exons ATGAGTACCCCGACAGCGGAGGAGCTGCTAAGGAAGATCCAGGAGCTGGAGGCTGGTCAAGCCCACCTCAAGCAAGAGATGTCAAAACTCTCCGGCAACGCCAAATCCGAACAACCTGCCAACCACAATCACCACCAGAGGTCCCACTCCGTATCTCCTCAGCGCTCGGCCCTGCCGCGGAGAAGAGGCGGCTTGGAAGCCGGAACAGCCGCGTGGAAGAAGGGTTCGGCGTCGTTTCGGTATTCGTCGCCGCTACAGAGAGAGAGCCGGAGCCGCGAGCCTGTTAATGCTGGGGGGCCCCCGGCCGTGAGTTTTACTGATAGACAGTATTTGAATATCTTGCAGTCCATGGGGCAGGCTGTGCATATATTTGATGTTGATGGACGTATAATTTACTG GAACCGAACTGCTGAGAACCTATACGGCTATTCTGCTGCTGAAGCCCTTGGTCAGGACGCCATTGAGCTTCTGATAGAACCGCAGAACTTTTCTGTAGCAAATAATGTGGTACATCGCGTCATCAGTGGAGAGAGCTGGACTGGGCAGATTCCAGTCAAGAATAAGATGGGGGAAAGGTTTTCAGCTGTTACTACCAATACTCCGTTCTATGATGACGATGGTAGTTTGATTGGGATTATTTGTGTATCAAGCGATTCACGGCCCTTTCAAGAAGTGAGAGTTGAGTTATCAGTTATACAGAATTCAGAACCAGATTCAAGTTTTAGTCGGCCTAGAAGTGGCCTCACAATCGCAAATAAACTTGGTCTTGATTCTCAGCAGCCTCTGCAAGTTGCCATTGCTTCCAAAATTTCTAATTTG GCATCCAAGGTGAGCAGCAAAGTTAAGTCAAGAATTAGGACAGGAGAGAATAGCACAGATCATGAAGGTGGGAGTGGAGATAGTAACCATACTGATCACAGTATATCAGATGCAGTTCTCTCAGACCATAGGGAGGATGCAACTTCTAGTGGAGCTAGCACACCTATTGGAGATATAGCTCCATCTCCTTTCGGTGCATTTTCTCATGACGAGGAGTACCCTGTAAAAGGCTCCAGAGATTCTTGTGATGAGAATGAAGGGAAACCTGCAATTCACAAGATCATAACCTCTAAGGCAGAAGCATGGATTGTTAAGAAAGGGTTATCATGGCCATGGAAAGTGAATGAGCAAGAAGGTTCAGATGCAAGGACTGGCCGATTCATCTGGCCCTGGTTGCAAAATGATCGAGAGAATGAACCAGTTCATAGTCAGAAGAGTCCCTCTGCTGGGCCGATACCAGAGATCCAAGTGAGTGAAGTTAATCGGGCTGGCAATAATGAGGCACTGGGGTCGTGGTCATCATTTAATGTTAACAGCACAAGCAGTGTCAGCAGCTGCGGAAGTACCGGCAGTAGTGCGGTTAATAAGGTGGACTTGGATATCGACTGCTTGGATTATGAAATATCATGGGAGGACTTGACAATTGGAGAACAAATTGGGCAAG GTTCTTGTGGAACTGTATATCATGGTCTTTGGTATGGATCA GATGTTGCTGTAAAGGTATTCTCCAAGCAAGAATATTCAGATGATGTAATCCATTCCTTCAGAAAAGAG gTATCCCTTATGAAAAGACTTCGACATCCAAATGTTTTGCTCTTTATGGGAGCTGTTACTTCATCCGAGCATCTCTGCATCGTTACAGAGTTCCTTCCACG CGGAAGTTTGTTTCGCTTACTACAGAGGAACACAACCAAACTAGATTGGAGACGGCGGGTTCATATGGCGTTGGATATA GCCCGGGGCATGAATTATCTTCATCGTTACAATCCACCAATCATTCATCGAGATTTGAAGTCATCAAATCTTCTAGTTGATAAGAATTGGACTGTGAAG GTTGGTGATTTTGGTCTCTCGCGTCTCAAGCTTGACACATACCTTAGAACGACGGCTGGGAAGGGAACG CCTCAATGGATGGCACCAGAAGTTCTTCATAATGAGCCTTCAGATGAGAA GTCTGATGTATATAGCTATGGGGTGATATTGTGGGAGCTTGCCACCAAGAAGATCCCTTGGGATAATCTCAACTCAATGCAG GTGATCGGAGCAGTAGGTTTCATGCACCAACGGCTAGAGATACCTAAGGACACGGATCCACAGTGGGCTTCTATTATCGAAAGCTGCTGGCATGG AGATCCTGCATGCCGACCAACATTCCAGGAATTGTTGCAAAGGCTTAAAGATTTACAGAGACAGTATGCCCTTCAAGCTCAGGCTTCCCGCTCTGCAGCTGGAGATTGCCCCCAGAAGGAACTGTAG